A single window of Archangium gephyra DNA harbors:
- a CDS encoding WD40/YVTN/BNR-like repeat-containing protein: MSRHYLPRAALAFLLVWANGCKREEPPTPPIEKPPACPTAEELDALPLPAAVPTTGTRLCRDGWCWVSHEPQGHDLHAVWSHPTEGAWMVGQAGTVLHWKQDHWTWQSTPTSRTLRGVWGSSPADIWAVGDAGTILHFDGTGWTAVPAPGAAVDLLSVEGVSSREVWAAGREGRLLRWDGSSWALVPTGTSAELMEVSILSADDVWVSAQGVGLLRCTPAGCVGQAGPSTVGATEPPQDMWERGSERWVTFGYNPPVPFLWKDGAWLEAPIAQPPPGPGPFSSYSDLWMGGANDAWVLVSGQASPSIGYKFIYHWDGGTWTRLEKPYAHLSERNATLWAVGTLGGSGPSDLWAIGDRGAVMRWDGTTWRELRALRGFLAAYSPNIPMVPEAYPLGISASPDGARVWANPNAGQSRFDMTASTWATSEGEWHAHLIPPPRDRWSSSEFTVSGTGVQPLQGLLAGDPAPWRARIHATARDNVWAMDSQRLWAWEGQAWRIALEGQGELFAVWTHGAKDTWVAGAEKLLHWDGESWQEHPTPGFTASALWGAWRRDLWAVGRKGSTAALFHWDGGEWREVSSDALVGIGSLEAVAGRCASEVYVAGSGGALLHWDGATWSRMTLPTTMNLYGVATVGKELWVSGGQGAILRQPRPAR, translated from the coding sequence ATGTCACGTCACTACCTACCGCGCGCGGCGCTTGCGTTCCTCCTCGTCTGGGCCAACGGCTGCAAGCGGGAAGAGCCTCCCACGCCCCCCATCGAAAAACCCCCCGCATGCCCCACGGCCGAGGAGCTCGACGCCCTCCCGTTGCCGGCCGCGGTCCCCACCACCGGCACCCGCCTGTGCCGCGATGGCTGGTGCTGGGTGAGTCATGAGCCCCAGGGCCACGATCTCCATGCTGTCTGGTCGCACCCCACCGAGGGCGCCTGGATGGTGGGACAGGCCGGTACGGTGCTGCACTGGAAGCAGGACCACTGGACGTGGCAGTCCACGCCCACCTCGCGCACGCTCCGAGGCGTCTGGGGCTCGAGTCCGGCCGACATCTGGGCCGTGGGCGACGCGGGGACGATTCTGCATTTCGATGGCACGGGCTGGACGGCCGTCCCGGCACCCGGGGCCGCCGTGGACCTGCTCTCCGTCGAGGGCGTTTCCTCCAGGGAGGTGTGGGCCGCGGGCAGGGAGGGGCGCCTGTTGCGTTGGGACGGCAGCTCGTGGGCGCTGGTGCCCACTGGCACCTCGGCGGAACTGATGGAGGTGTCGATCCTCTCGGCCGACGACGTGTGGGTCAGCGCCCAGGGCGTCGGGCTGCTGCGCTGCACTCCCGCGGGCTGTGTGGGCCAGGCCGGACCGTCCACGGTGGGCGCCACCGAGCCCCCCCAGGACATGTGGGAACGGGGCTCCGAGCGGTGGGTGACCTTCGGTTACAACCCGCCCGTGCCCTTCCTCTGGAAGGACGGAGCGTGGCTCGAGGCGCCCATCGCGCAGCCGCCTCCCGGCCCCGGCCCCTTCAGCTCCTACTCGGACCTCTGGATGGGAGGCGCGAATGATGCCTGGGTCCTCGTCAGCGGCCAGGCGAGCCCGAGCATCGGGTACAAATTCATCTATCACTGGGACGGCGGCACCTGGACGCGCCTCGAGAAGCCCTATGCGCACCTGTCGGAGCGCAACGCCACGCTGTGGGCCGTGGGGACGCTCGGTGGGTCGGGCCCGTCCGACCTCTGGGCCATTGGGGATCGGGGGGCCGTCATGCGTTGGGACGGGACCACCTGGCGAGAGCTGCGCGCCTTGCGCGGGTTCCTCGCGGCCTACAGTCCCAACATCCCCATGGTTCCCGAGGCGTACCCCCTGGGGATCTCGGCCAGCCCCGATGGGGCACGTGTCTGGGCCAACCCGAACGCCGGGCAGTCCCGCTTCGACATGACCGCGTCGACGTGGGCGACGTCCGAGGGCGAATGGCATGCACACCTGATCCCGCCCCCCCGCGACCGCTGGAGCAGCAGCGAGTTCACGGTCTCTGGCACGGGTGTCCAGCCGTTGCAGGGCCTGCTCGCTGGAGACCCGGCCCCCTGGAGGGCCCGCATCCACGCCACCGCGCGGGACAACGTCTGGGCAATGGACTCGCAGCGCCTCTGGGCGTGGGAGGGCCAGGCGTGGCGCATCGCACTCGAGGGCCAGGGCGAGCTGTTCGCCGTGTGGACCCACGGGGCGAAGGACACGTGGGTGGCCGGCGCCGAGAAGCTGCTGCACTGGGACGGCGAGAGCTGGCAGGAGCACCCGACGCCCGGCTTCACCGCGTCCGCGCTGTGGGGCGCCTGGCGCCGCGACCTGTGGGCCGTGGGCCGGAAGGGAAGCACGGCGGCCCTCTTCCATTGGGATGGCGGGGAATGGCGCGAGGTGTCGAGCGACGCACTCGTGGGCATCGGAAGCCTGGAGGCGGTGGCGGGCCGCTGCGCCAGCGAGGTGTACGTCGCGGGCTCGGGAGGAGCGCTGCTGCACTGGGATGGCGCCACGTGGAGCCGGATGACCCTTCCCACCACCATGAACCTCTATGGCGTGGCGACGGTGGGCAAGGAGTTGTGGGTCTCGGGTGGCCAGGGAGCGATCTTGCGGCAGCCCCGGCCAGCCAGATGA
- a CDS encoding Hint domain-containing protein: protein MSTHVNVSQSTSLLRKTLWAGLLAGLMGPLTASALPAGGQNGQVDWTRSEFSGSARPEMLSPDERRTYHEDRGYVRSLVRPDVGTSLDYSDPRVFRFVLARLKMAGKTPRTAPRLFELIHQRRADDQRHPRDPEGLLALANARQTQHFINSSNFLTESSPYMEANALVTHPGGASYLYVDSAAWDNNGTPLGVMGYAEKYNGATARSAAIGDITQTSALDYEVDSYAMVDSASGLRESYVLRENNRKCQFDLSTLNITDPVNKTGGQCVDICLNRTWTGDCDYDLTGSPTALKIPLGGSIGISFNNPNCVFDANRIAQYQNGTVTPPGNIKVVLTDVGGGCDVDSANALYSPMQNFWQHVTLSSDGKTLSWNLTGADAALFDPSCRQVQDELFLTMILGIPMKQGALELPPRPIVLSNDPESQATDYQLPCMSMTNSCLAEGTQVQLSDGRLVPIESIQIGDKIFNPFHPGAQALTVTDISKGFETVPMVRIKDQAGRDLLMTEMHPIATVDRGMVQARKLRVGDKVQTLTGTSQLVSVTREPFPGKVHNLKVGSTAEALKLGVDQTVVYANGFLVGDGQIQRKYESAEQTANAKLDMRTRVNKRWRQDYVKSATR, encoded by the coding sequence ATGTCAACGCATGTGAACGTGTCGCAGTCCACCTCCTTGTTGCGGAAGACGCTCTGGGCGGGTCTGCTCGCGGGGCTCATGGGGCCCCTCACCGCGAGCGCGCTACCGGCTGGCGGGCAGAACGGACAGGTCGACTGGACGCGGTCCGAGTTCTCGGGGTCGGCTCGCCCCGAGATGCTGTCTCCCGACGAGCGGCGGACGTACCACGAGGATCGCGGGTACGTCCGGAGCCTGGTGCGGCCGGACGTCGGCACGAGCCTCGACTACTCGGATCCGCGGGTGTTCCGGTTCGTCCTCGCCCGCTTGAAGATGGCCGGGAAGACGCCGCGAACGGCGCCCCGCCTCTTCGAGCTCATCCACCAGCGGCGCGCTGACGACCAGCGGCACCCGCGCGACCCGGAGGGCCTGCTGGCCCTGGCCAACGCGCGGCAGACCCAGCACTTCATCAACTCGAGCAACTTCCTCACCGAGAGCAGCCCGTACATGGAGGCCAACGCCCTCGTCACCCATCCCGGCGGGGCCTCCTACCTCTATGTCGACAGCGCTGCCTGGGACAACAACGGCACTCCCCTCGGAGTGATGGGGTATGCCGAGAAGTACAATGGCGCCACCGCGAGGTCGGCCGCGATCGGAGACATCACCCAGACCAGCGCGCTGGACTACGAGGTGGACTCGTACGCCATGGTGGACTCGGCCAGTGGCCTGCGGGAGAGCTACGTCCTGCGCGAGAACAACAGGAAGTGCCAGTTCGACCTGTCCACGCTGAACATCACCGACCCCGTGAACAAGACGGGCGGACAGTGCGTGGACATCTGCCTGAACCGGACCTGGACGGGTGATTGCGACTACGACCTGACCGGAAGCCCGACGGCGTTGAAAATCCCCCTGGGCGGCTCCATCGGCATCTCCTTCAACAACCCCAACTGCGTCTTCGATGCCAACAGGATCGCGCAGTACCAGAATGGAACCGTGACGCCCCCGGGCAACATCAAGGTCGTGCTGACCGATGTGGGCGGCGGCTGCGACGTGGACAGCGCCAATGCCCTGTACAGCCCGATGCAGAACTTCTGGCAGCACGTCACGCTCTCCAGTGACGGCAAGACGCTGAGCTGGAATCTCACGGGGGCGGACGCGGCGCTCTTCGATCCGAGCTGCAGGCAGGTCCAGGACGAGCTGTTCCTCACCATGATCCTGGGCATTCCGATGAAGCAGGGGGCCCTCGAGCTCCCGCCCCGTCCCATCGTCTTGAGCAACGATCCCGAATCGCAGGCCACGGACTACCAGCTGCCGTGCATGAGCATGACGAACAGCTGCCTGGCCGAGGGCACGCAGGTGCAACTGTCCGACGGCCGTCTGGTGCCCATCGAGTCCATCCAGATCGGGGACAAGATCTTCAACCCCTTCCACCCGGGCGCCCAGGCGCTCACGGTGACCGACATCTCCAAGGGCTTCGAGACCGTGCCCATGGTCCGCATCAAGGACCAGGCCGGGCGGGACCTGCTGATGACGGAGATGCACCCCATCGCCACGGTGGACCGGGGCATGGTGCAGGCCCGGAAGCTGCGGGTGGGAGACAAGGTCCAGACCCTGACTGGCACCAGCCAATTGGTGAGCGTCACCCGCGAGCCGTTCCCCGGGAAGGTGCACAACCTCAAGGTCGGCTCGACCGCGGAAGCCCTGAAGCTGGGCGTGGATCAGACCGTGGTGTACGCGAACGGCTTCCTCGTCGGTGATGGGCAGATCCAGCGCAAGTACGAGTCCGCCGAGCAGACCGCCAACGCGAAGCTCGACATGCGCACGCGTGTGAACAAGCGCTGGCGCCAGGACTACGTGAAGAGCGCCACCCGGTAG
- a CDS encoding CHAT domain-containing protein: MYYHQLLAGQGRATALREAMRVLRLTQPHPHYWAPFLAMGRETPLRLRASSTGEEPHR, translated from the coding sequence ATGTACTACCACCAGCTGCTCGCCGGGCAGGGCCGCGCCACGGCGCTGCGCGAGGCGATGCGTGTGCTGCGACTCACCCAGCCGCATCCCCATTACTGGGCACCATTCCTCGCCATGGGCCGGGAGACGCCCCTGCGGCTGCGTGCCTCCAGCACCGGGGAGGAGCCTCACCGGTAG
- a CDS encoding carboxypeptidase-like regulatory domain-containing protein gives MNHMPEIDLPGRLWRLLMATGLILGLLAPAAAAAEPRLLRGQVLKVGNNGEPQPAAGAQVVLQGFGNPVRTGADGVFQLFLPAALLPGDAITLQVTAKGHRLWTPLDGRVLVPQDPRKQVLELKLLPAGSRLFLSDEGIEGLIREAAERAKEQVSAGGPPQELELGRYIAEWARRYGLGAQQVKSEVDRWVAEVERKQDDERKLALAAFARGDYPAAAKHAEASAERKLRKLEQLEQQQQTLREEAARDLSLQGDAHFSGYAFEQALEAYEQALRYVRAEDSPALWARLQVDRARAHRELGQLVAGVASHEHLREAEAACRQVLRVLEPERWPEPWARAQSQLGTVLFVRSARMEVPAGVPLLTEAVEAHQRALELITREQQPQQWAELQANLGNALMEQGRRMEGTPGVRRLEEAVGASRRALQVLTREAQPRVWARVQNNLAMALAEQGRRTGGPAGDKLLKETVEAQRRVLRGESRGQFPQEWANAQFGLALVLMMQWERADGQRGQRLLEEAVDAFRATLEVYTLQAQPQRWAQVQTSLGSALTSLAEGSPEEVGRLLLEDAEESHRRALRVFSREQLPLEWALAQVNLANVLVMRGTREGGREADVLWEGAEEAYRKALEVYSREHLPQEWAQVHYNLGETRMNQAEHQQGERRRRLLEDAREAYGKALEVYTRESFPQEWAAAQIGLGSALAGQGKQVPGGEGRRLLEDAVEAYQSVLAVYVRESQPEYWALVQCNLGDALRELGRLTEGAAGQPFLMASAEAWRQALKLYADEKLSEQQALAQQELDATLKLQAERPTLIGSLLE, from the coding sequence ATGAACCACATGCCTGAGATTGATTTGCCTGGGCGCCTCTGGCGTCTGCTGATGGCCACGGGGCTCATCCTGGGCCTGCTGGCGCCCGCCGCCGCGGCAGCCGAACCGCGGCTGTTGCGTGGACAGGTGCTGAAGGTGGGCAACAACGGCGAGCCGCAGCCCGCCGCGGGAGCGCAGGTGGTGTTGCAAGGCTTTGGCAACCCGGTGCGTACCGGAGCCGATGGCGTCTTCCAGCTCTTCCTCCCCGCGGCGCTGCTGCCGGGGGATGCCATCACCCTGCAAGTGACGGCCAAGGGCCACCGCCTCTGGACGCCCCTGGATGGCCGTGTCCTGGTGCCGCAGGATCCGCGAAAGCAGGTGCTGGAGCTCAAGCTGCTGCCGGCCGGCTCCCGGCTCTTTCTCTCGGATGAAGGTATCGAGGGCCTCATCCGCGAGGCGGCCGAGCGCGCCAAGGAGCAGGTGAGCGCGGGTGGGCCTCCCCAGGAGCTCGAGCTGGGGCGCTACATCGCCGAGTGGGCGCGGCGCTACGGTCTGGGGGCCCAGCAGGTGAAGAGCGAGGTGGACCGGTGGGTGGCGGAGGTGGAGCGCAAGCAGGACGATGAGCGCAAGCTGGCACTGGCGGCCTTCGCGCGGGGGGACTACCCGGCGGCGGCGAAACATGCCGAGGCCTCGGCCGAGCGCAAGCTGCGGAAGTTGGAGCAGTTGGAGCAGCAGCAGCAGACGCTGCGGGAGGAAGCGGCGCGGGATCTGTCGCTGCAGGGAGACGCCCACTTCAGCGGCTACGCCTTTGAGCAGGCGCTGGAGGCCTATGAGCAGGCGCTGCGGTACGTACGGGCCGAGGACAGCCCGGCGCTCTGGGCCCGGCTGCAGGTGGACCGGGCGCGGGCCCACCGGGAGCTGGGACAACTCGTGGCGGGTGTGGCGTCGCACGAGCATCTGCGGGAAGCGGAGGCGGCGTGCCGCCAGGTCTTGAGGGTGCTGGAGCCGGAGCGATGGCCCGAGCCCTGGGCGCGGGCCCAGAGCCAGCTTGGCACCGTGCTGTTCGTGCGCAGCGCACGGATGGAAGTCCCGGCGGGCGTGCCCCTGCTGACGGAGGCGGTGGAGGCCCACCAGCGGGCCCTGGAGCTCATCACCCGTGAGCAGCAACCCCAGCAGTGGGCCGAGCTCCAAGCCAACCTGGGCAACGCGCTGATGGAGCAGGGCCGGCGCATGGAGGGAACACCCGGGGTCCGGCGTCTGGAGGAAGCGGTGGGCGCCTCCCGGCGGGCATTGCAGGTGCTCACGCGCGAGGCGCAGCCACGCGTCTGGGCGCGGGTGCAGAACAACCTGGCGATGGCCCTGGCGGAGCAGGGCCGGCGCACCGGGGGACCGGCGGGGGACAAGCTGCTGAAGGAGACGGTGGAGGCCCAGCGGCGGGTCCTGCGGGGGGAGTCCCGCGGGCAGTTCCCCCAGGAGTGGGCCAATGCCCAGTTCGGCCTGGCCCTGGTCCTGATGATGCAGTGGGAGCGCGCGGACGGTCAGCGGGGGCAACGGTTGCTGGAAGAAGCCGTGGACGCCTTCCGGGCCACCCTGGAGGTCTACACCCTCCAGGCGCAGCCCCAGCGGTGGGCCCAGGTGCAGACGAGCCTGGGGTCCGCGCTCACCTCACTGGCGGAGGGCTCGCCCGAGGAAGTGGGGAGGCTGTTGTTGGAGGACGCGGAGGAGTCCCACCGCAGGGCGCTGCGGGTCTTCTCGCGCGAGCAGCTCCCCCTGGAATGGGCGCTGGCGCAGGTCAACCTGGCCAACGTGCTCGTGATGCGCGGAACGCGCGAGGGCGGGAGGGAGGCGGACGTGCTGTGGGAGGGGGCGGAGGAGGCCTACCGGAAGGCCCTGGAGGTGTACTCCCGCGAGCATCTCCCGCAGGAGTGGGCCCAGGTGCACTACAACCTGGGAGAGACGCGGATGAACCAGGCGGAACACCAGCAGGGGGAGCGGCGGCGGCGGCTGCTCGAGGACGCCAGGGAGGCGTATGGGAAGGCCCTGGAGGTGTACACCCGCGAGTCCTTTCCACAGGAGTGGGCGGCGGCGCAGATCGGTCTGGGGAGCGCGCTGGCCGGGCAGGGCAAGCAGGTGCCGGGCGGGGAGGGCCGTCGGCTGCTGGAGGACGCCGTGGAGGCCTACCAGTCGGTCCTGGCGGTGTACGTGCGCGAGTCCCAACCCGAGTACTGGGCCCTGGTGCAGTGCAACCTGGGTGATGCGCTGCGGGAGCTGGGCCGCCTCACGGAGGGAGCGGCCGGACAGCCATTCCTGATGGCCTCGGCGGAGGCCTGGCGACAGGCACTGAAGCTGTATGCGGATGAGAAGCTGTCCGAGCAGCAGGCCCTGGCGCAGCAGGAGCTGGACGCCACCCTGAAGCTCCAAGCCGAGCGTCCCACCCTGATTGGCTCCCTGCTCGAATGA
- a CDS encoding PQQ-dependent sugar dehydrogenase, whose product MNRMHVWRVAGLLGSVLWGCSHAEKGPPDRVETRTETVELPRPYTTDSVRKFSKVRGWPEGKAPVAEGFTVKRYAADLVSPRNLYVTPQGDVLVAEANTELRGMMKFGAKLVGYAASARTGPSANRITLLRDADHDGVPETRTVFLEGLNQPFGMLVHGDFFYVANTDALWRYPYSPGATSITGKGEKLLDLPAGGYNNHWTRNLLAHPDGTKLYVTVGSGSNVGEHGLDNEVRRANVLELNPDGSGERIFASGLRNPVGLGFAPGSRVLWTTVNERDELGDELVPDYLTHVEDGAFYGWPYSYFGAHVDPRVKEQKPELVKQAKVPDVPLGSHTASLGLAFNEGPMFPERFRHGAFIGQHGSWNRSKLSGYQVVFVPFSPEGQPTAPAEPFLTGFIHNADEREVYGRPVGVAFLPDGSLLVADDAGNIVWRVSR is encoded by the coding sequence ATGAACCGGATGCATGTGTGGAGAGTCGCGGGACTGCTGGGAAGCGTGCTGTGGGGATGCTCCCACGCGGAGAAGGGCCCCCCGGACCGGGTGGAGACGCGAACGGAGACGGTGGAGCTGCCGAGGCCGTACACCACGGACTCGGTGCGCAAGTTCAGCAAGGTGCGGGGCTGGCCCGAGGGCAAGGCCCCGGTGGCCGAGGGCTTCACCGTGAAGCGCTACGCCGCCGACCTGGTGAGCCCGCGCAACCTCTACGTCACGCCCCAGGGGGACGTGCTCGTGGCCGAGGCCAACACCGAGCTGCGGGGCATGATGAAGTTCGGCGCGAAGCTGGTGGGCTATGCCGCCTCCGCGCGCACCGGGCCCAGCGCCAACCGCATCACGCTGCTGCGTGACGCGGACCACGATGGCGTGCCCGAGACGCGCACGGTGTTCCTGGAGGGCCTGAACCAGCCCTTCGGCATGCTGGTACACGGTGACTTCTTCTACGTGGCCAACACCGATGCGCTCTGGCGCTATCCGTACTCGCCCGGGGCCACCTCCATCACCGGCAAGGGCGAGAAGCTCCTCGACCTGCCCGCGGGGGGGTACAACAACCACTGGACGCGCAACCTGCTGGCCCACCCGGACGGTACGAAGCTCTACGTGACGGTGGGCTCGGGCAGCAACGTGGGGGAGCACGGCCTCGACAACGAGGTGCGTCGCGCCAACGTGCTGGAGCTCAACCCGGATGGCTCGGGGGAGCGCATCTTCGCGAGCGGCTTGCGCAACCCCGTGGGGCTGGGCTTCGCGCCGGGCTCGCGCGTGCTGTGGACCACGGTGAACGAGCGGGACGAGCTGGGCGATGAGCTGGTGCCCGACTACCTGACCCACGTGGAGGACGGAGCCTTCTACGGCTGGCCCTACAGCTATTTTGGCGCCCACGTGGACCCGCGGGTGAAGGAGCAGAAGCCCGAGCTCGTGAAGCAGGCGAAGGTGCCGGACGTGCCGCTGGGCTCGCACACCGCCAGCCTGGGGCTCGCCTTCAACGAGGGGCCCATGTTCCCCGAGCGCTTCCGCCACGGGGCCTTCATTGGTCAGCACGGCTCGTGGAACCGCTCGAAGCTCTCCGGCTACCAGGTGGTCTTCGTGCCGTTCTCCCCGGAGGGCCAGCCCACCGCGCCCGCGGAGCCGTTCCTCACGGGCTTCATCCACAACGCGGACGAGCGCGAGGTTTACGGCCGGCCCGTGGGCGTGGCCTTCCTGCCGGATGGCTCGCTCCTGGTGGCGGACGATGCGGGCAACATCGTGTGGCGGGTGAGCCGGTAG